The Vanacampus margaritifer isolate UIUO_Vmar chromosome 16, RoL_Vmar_1.0, whole genome shotgun sequence genome includes the window ACAGCAGCCCCTAAATGTTCCCTTGTGAGCAGTCCGTGCACCCAAAACGTTTGACAATCCCAATCCTAGACGGCAGTGCTCCGCCCCAAAAGGGGGAACGCGGAGGGGGGACCACAACTGTGCTCCAGTCTTCTCGTCCCGTGGCCCCGAATCCCCCCGGAGAACCCGACGCCAAGACCCCGCTCCCACCCTCCGCCGGGTCCAGTCCTGGCATCGCGGCGGGGCattgttgccgtggcgacgcttGGCGGCACCGGGTCGTACGGGTTGAACGGCTTCAGGTCCACGTTGGAGAGGAGGTGGCCCAGCGAGTCCCAACGTTGCGATGAAGGCAAGCGGATGAGGGAGGAGTAACCCCGCTCGGGGCACACGGACGACGACGATGGCGGGGGTTTGCGCGTCTCTGTGCTCGGGTCCTGCTGGTCCCGGAGGGGCGTGGCCCGAAGCGAGGCAGGTTTCAAgtagccgccgccgcctcctcgtgGTTCAACCAGGACTTCGGCGTAT containing:
- the prr7 gene encoding proline-rich protein 7 — protein: MVMSQGTSTFLACFAGFWLVWALVVMLCCFCSVLQRRLKRRGEARLRERCLRTVETETLGCPPVPDFAPPAPMPVPAPIAMPAPPQQQMPRDPPAFSPPSVPLQVSHPLPEANWVSMPAEADLLENPPCYEEAVLMEDPPPPYAEVLVEPRGGGGGYLKPASLRATPLRDQQDPSTETRKPPPSSSSVCPERGYSSLIRLPSSQRWDSLGHLLSNVDLKPFNPYDPVPPSVATATMPRRDARTGPGGGWERGLGVGFSGGIRGHGTRRLEHSCGPPSAFPLLGRSTAV